A genomic stretch from Candidatus Omnitrophota bacterium includes:
- a CDS encoding MoxR family ATPase, producing MEDKAIGILNEKIKKENAFLNPLISEIEKVIVGQKYMLERLFIGLLSGGHILIEGVPGLAKTLTAKVLAQSINTKFQRIQFTPDLLPADLIGTLIYNFRDNAFITKKGPIFANIILADEINRAPAKVQSALLEAMQERQVTIGENTFKLDEPFIVLATQNPIEQEGTYPLPEAQVDRFMLKLKLTYPDKEEERKILKRMSYTEQGIRVNPVIDAGQIMRSRKVVDEIYVDDKVQQYIIDVVFATRYPKNYKLDALAGLIQYGASPRASIYLTLAAKAYAFIQGRGFVTPHDVKSIGMDVLRHRIIISYEAEAEDMSSEDIIKKIFEEIEVP from the coding sequence ATGGAAGACAAGGCGATAGGCATCTTAAATGAAAAGATCAAGAAAGAGAACGCGTTCTTAAACCCTTTAATCTCAGAGATAGAAAAGGTCATAGTCGGGCAAAAATATATGCTGGAACGCCTGTTCATAGGGCTTCTTTCGGGAGGCCATATATTGATCGAAGGCGTTCCCGGGCTGGCCAAGACACTGACGGCTAAGGTGCTCGCCCAATCCATCAACACGAAATTCCAGCGTATACAGTTCACGCCTGACTTGCTGCCCGCCGATCTGATCGGCACCCTTATCTATAACTTCAGGGATAATGCCTTCATCACAAAAAAGGGGCCGATATTTGCCAATATCATACTTGCCGATGAAATAAACAGAGCCCCGGCAAAGGTGCAGAGCGCCCTTCTTGAAGCCATGCAGGAAAGACAGGTCACCATCGGCGAAAACACCTTTAAACTGGATGAACCGTTTATAGTTCTGGCAACGCAGAACCCCATAGAGCAGGAAGGGACATACCCGCTGCCGGAAGCTCAGGTGGACAGGTTTATGCTGAAATTGAAACTCACATATCCGGATAAGGAAGAGGAGCGCAAAATATTAAAAAGGATGAGTTATACCGAACAAGGTATCCGCGTCAATCCGGTCATAGACGCCGGGCAGATAATGAGATCAAGGAAGGTGGTGGATGAGATCTATGTGGACGACAAGGTACAGCAGTATATAATCGACGTCGTGTTCGCCACCAGATACCCCAAGAATTATAAATTAGACGCGCTCGCCGGGCTTATACAATACGGCGCCTCGCCGCGCGCGAGCATCTACCTGACACTCGCGGCCAAGGCATACGCGTTCATACAGGGAAGGGGATTTGTCACCCCTCATGACGTAAAATCAATAGGCATGGACGTTTTAAGGCACCGGATAATCATAAGTTATGAAGCGGAAGCCGAAGACATGTCCTCGGAGGATATCATTAAAAAGATATTTGAAGAAATCGAGGTGCCTTAA